The following proteins are co-located in the Bombus pyrosoma isolate SC7728 linkage group LG12, ASM1482585v1, whole genome shotgun sequence genome:
- the LOC122573742 gene encoding multidrug resistance-associated protein 5-like isoform X4 yields the protein MENKTDSPSGQSEDNEVQCINSERYNDASEGQHFLLPSRYSRSPKVPIEYIRRTNMSRYNPALRNLIPIRHRNQNKESMPADSAGLFSYIFYTWITPYVWEAYKKGIDITNLPRISIYESSKYNAHRLEILWQEEIGKHGPYLASFSSVAWRFMRTRICIAGFLLSCSTICGFITSMILMKKVLEHVQSPEEGIWIGIKWALLLTCCDLLRVVFFNWTWNTNIRTALRLKSACTTLLYKKIIRLNSLGNKSTGEIINLFTNDSQRVFDVVIYGPMIFSGPIIIICGIAYILWIFSPIAICGILTFLIFYPCQYLISRLVGHFRSKTVVITDIRVKLMNEILECVKLIKMYSWEKYFSHKLLGTRKKEEYWLHKIVYFQSLAISLTPAIPVIAAIITFLAHLSTGSNLTAAQDVLLLEEQICHISKPIVKSQAVAIANGTFVYENSNLHTKLKNVKEKKKVGSYLKTKIELEKLNEPSQETQYVEVLSDIKFGAAKGRLIGICGQVGSGKSSLLLAALGQLKMINGHILREGSCAYVSQQAWIVNATFKENILFGNQFDAKRYYQALTVCSLKEDLNMLPGGDETEIGERGINLSGGQKQRVALARALYANRDIYFLDDPLSAVDAHVASYIFKNLILGALKDKCVLLVTHQVQFLKHSNQIYVMHKGRIVEQGTHDELIKLNREYAAMVNSALLKTKNSSKDETSVLTKIDSRESSNDLEKQIACSSGDNNENIAISKKIHGGGAILTTPEKVGTGTVKSYTYHTYVKSAGGYFVALLVFFTLLLNVGSSAFSTWWLAIWIKAGGGNVTDPNTNKTVTSNNLNDNPNYSYYQDIYIGCIGVILLTSLLRGLAIMYATIKASTTLHNQVFKKMIKSAVTFFETTPIGRIQNIFSRDIDEVDNYIPISVENMVQNIITCSFAIIAICVILPWFCIPLIILAAVFFYISKIFRVAMRDFKRIESTSRSPVLSFVTTTIHGLNTIHAFQKGKAFVNKFEELIDLNNLCLYLCQSIMRWSAVRLDILAIISSSITAFLVILLRNQISPPLAGLAMAYAMQMTGVFQYTVRLMAETETRFISVERISYYLRTLQKEESFGNDPINPSDQWPTDGELEFHKVELKYRKELPPVLDNISFVIKSGEHIGIVGRTGAGKSSLIVALFRLVEISNGKIQIDGIDIAKVKLKLLRNKLSIIPQDPVLFSGTIRSNLDPFEQFDDSEIWSVLEKTQLKEKIQAMPGELNAPIEVGGNNLSVGERQLLCLSRALLRNAKIIVLDEATAAVDPETEVAVQNTIQNAFSSSTVLTIAHRLKTVISCNRVIVMKNGQIIEFDAPSVLLSNSNSEFSKMMASTEKNIKEP from the exons atgGAAAATAAGACAGATTCTCCTAGTGGTCAAAGTGAAGATAATGAAGTTCAGTGTATTAATAGTGAAAG gtACAATGATGCTAGTGAAGGACAGCATTTTTTACTTCCTAGTAGATATTCACGCTCACCAAAAGTACcaatagaatatattagaAGAACCAATATGAGCCGGTACAATCCAGCTCTAAGGAATCTTATACCAATACGTCATAGAAACCA aaataaagaaagtatGCCAGCAGATAGTGCTggattattttcatatattttttatacatggATAACGCCATATGTATGGGAAGCATATAAAAAGGGTATTGACATTACAAATCTACCacgtatttctatttatgaGAGCTCCAAATACAATGCACATAG ATTAGAAATACTTTGGCAAGAGGAGATAGGCAAACATGGTCCATACTTGGCATCATTTTCAAGCGTAGCTTGGAGGTTCATGAGAACAAGAATATGTATAGCTGGATTTTTATTAAGTTGCTCTACAATTTGTGGATTTATTACCTCT ATGATATTAATGAAGAAAGTATTGGAACACGTTCAGTCACCAGAAGAAGGTATATGGATAGGTATAAAATGGGCATTGTTATTAACATGCTGTGATCTTCTGCGagtagtattttttaattggacTTGGAACACTAATATTAGAACAGCACTGAGATTAAAATCTGCTTGTACTACTCTTTTATACAAAAAGATTATTAGACTGAATAGTCTTGGAAACAAAAGCACAGGAGAA ataattaatttatttactaatgACAGTCAAAGAGTTTTTGATGTAGTCATTTATGGACCTATGATATTCAGTGGcccaataattattatctgtGGTATAGCCTATATTCTGTGGATATTTAGTCCCATAGCTATTTGTGGAATATTGACCTTTCTGATATTCTATCCTTGTCAg tATCTTATATCCCGTTTAGTCGGACACTTTCGTTCTAAGACAGTTGTTATTACAGACATACGAGTGAAATTaatgaacgaaattttagaatgtgtaaaattgattaaaatgtattcatgggaaaaatatttcagtcacAAACTTCTTG GTACACGAAAGAAGGAGGAATACTGgttacataaaattgtatatttccaAAGTCTTGCTATTTCTTTAACTCCAGCTATACCTGTGATAGCTgcaattattacatttctaGCTCATTTATCTACAGGCAGTAATTTAACTGCTGCTCAg GATGTATTGCTTCTAGAAGAACAGATATGCCACATATCTAAACCAATAGTAAAATCGCAAGCTGTAGCCATTGCTAACGGTACAttcgtttatgaaaattctaacTTGCACACtaagttaaaaaatgttaaagaaaaaaa gaAAGTTGGGTCATATTTAAAGACCAAAATTGAACTAGAGAAACTTAATGAACCCTCCCAGGAAACACAATACGTGGAAGTACTCTCTGACATTAAGTTTGGAGCAGCTAAAGGTAGATTAATAGGAATTTGTGGACAAGTAGGAAGTGGGAAATCTAGTCTCTTACTTGCTGCTCTAGGGCagttaaaaatgataaatggcCATATTTTGAGAGAAGGTTCATGCGCTTATGTTAGTCAGCAGGCATGGATTGTTAATGCaacttttaaagaaaatatattgtttggAAACCAGTTTGATGCTAAACGATACTATCAAGCATTAACAGTATGCAGTCTAAAAGAAGACTTGAATATGTTACCGGGTGGAGACGAAACTGAGATTGGAGAAAGAGGTATAAATCTTTCAGGGGGACAAAAACAAAGAGTTGCTCTTGCTAGAGCACTCTACGCTAATCG agatatatattttttggaCGACCCATTAAGTGCAGTGGATGCACATGTGGcttcttacatttttaaaaatttaattctcgGAGCGCTTAAGGATAAGTGTGTTTTGCTTGTAACACATCAGGTTCAa TTCCTAAAGCATTCTAATCAAATCTATGTAATGCATAAAGGTAGAATTGTAGAACAAGGTACACACGatgaattgataaaattaaatagagaaTACGCTGCAATGGTAAACAGTGCACTATTAAAAACGAAGAATAGTTCAAAAGA tGAAACCTCAGTATTAACTAAGATAGATAGCAGAGAATCTAGTAATGATTTGGAGAAACAAATAGCATGCAGTTCCGGAGacaacaatgaaaatattgcaatatcaaagaaaatacATGGAGGGG GAGCAATTCTGACAACGCCAGAAAAAGTGGGGACGGGTACTGTGAAATCGTATACATATCATACATATGTGAAATCCGCAGGTGGTTATTTCGTAGCTCTTTTGGTATTTTTTACGCTCTTGTTAAATGTTGGAAGTTCAGCATTTAGTACTTGGTGGTTAGCCATATGGATTAAAGCTGGTGGTGGA aaTGTCACTGATCCCAATACCAATAAAACTGTAACttcaaacaatttaaatgataATCCAAACTATTCATATTACCAAGACATTTATATTGGCTGCATTGGAGTTATTTTGTTAACAAGTTTACTGCGAGGCTTGGCTATTATGTATGCTACGATAAAGGCTTCAACGACATTACACAATCAagtttttaagaaaatgattaaatcAGCAGTAACATTTTTTGAAACTACTCCTATTGGAaggatacaaaatatttttagtcgAGATATTGATGAAG TGGACAATTACATACCGATTTCTGTGGAAAACATGGTACAGAATATTATTACATGTAGTTTTGCAATTATAGCTATATGTGTAATATTACCCTGGTTTTGTATACCATTAATCATTCTTGCAgctgttttcttttatattagcAAAATCTTTAG AGTAGCAATGAGAGATTTCAAGCGAATAGAGAGTACCTCACGATCTCCCGTTTTGAGCTTTGTTACAACCACTATTCATGGTTTGAATACCATTCATGCGTTCCAAAAGGGAAAAGCATTTGTAAATAA ATTTGAGGAATTAATTGACTTAAACAATTTGTGTCTTTACCTATGTCAATCTATCATGAGATGGTCCGCCGTGAGACTCGATATTTTAGCGATTATTTCCTCTTCCATTACTGCGTTTCTTGTAATATTGCTTAGAAACCAAATATCACCACCTCTTGCCGGTTTGGCAATGGCATACGCAATGCAAATGACTGGTGTTTTTCAGTATACTGTAAGATTAATGGCAGAAACAGAAACTCGTTTTATAAGTGTCGAAAGAATAAGTTACTACTTAAgg ACATtgcagaaagaagaaagttttgGGAATGATCCTATAAATCCTTCAGATCAATGGCCTACTGACGGCGAATTGGAATTTCATAAAGTCGAATTGAAGTACAGAAAAGAACTGCCACCTGTAttagataatatttcatttgttattaaatcCGGTGAACATAtag gTATTGTGGGAAGAACAGGAGCTGGGAAAAGTTCTCTTATCGTTGCTTTGTTCCGATTAGTTGAAATTTCTAAcggaaaaattcaaattgacGGCATAGATATAGCGAAAGtgaagttaaaattattaaggAATAAATTGTCTATAATTCCTCAGGATCCTGTTTTATTTAGTGGAACCATACG aTCAAATTTGGATCCTTTTGAACAATTTGACGATTCCGAAATTTGGAGTGTTTTAGAAAAAACTcaattgaaagagaaaattcaaGCTATGCCAGGAGAACTCAATGCTCCTATTGAAGTTGGAGGAAACAATTTAAGCGTTGGCGAGCGACAATTACTTTGTTTATCAAGAGCACTTTTGCGCAATGCCAAA ATAATAGTATTAGATGAAGCAACTGCTGCTGTTGATCCAGAAACTGAAGTCGCTGTTCAAAATACCATACAAAACGCATTTTCCAGTTCTACTGTATTAACGATAGCTCATCGTTTGAAGACTGTTATTTCATGTAATCGTGTTATCGTTATGAAGAATGGccaaataattgaatttgacGCACCATCTGTACTTTTATCTAATTCAAACTccgaattttcgaaaatgatGGCCTCAACAGAGAAGAACATAAAGGAACCTTAA
- the LOC122573742 gene encoding multidrug resistance-associated protein 5-like isoform X1: MENKTDSPSGQSEDNEVQCINSERYNDASEGQHFLLPSRYSRSPKVPIEYIRRTNMSRYNPALRNLIPIRHRNQNKESMPADSAGLFSYIFYTWITPYVWEAYKKGIDITNLPRISIYESSKYNAHRLEILWQEEIGKHGPYLASFSSVAWRFMRTRICIAGFLLSCSTICGFITSMILMKKVLEHVQSPEEGIWIGIKWALLLTCCDLLRVVFFNWTWNTNIRTALRLKSACTTLLYKKIIRLNSLGNKSTGEIINLFTNDSQRVFDVVIYGPMIFSGPIIIICGIAYILWIFSPIAICGILTFLIFYPCQYLISRLVGHFRSKTVVITDIRVKLMNEILECVKLIKMYSWEKYFSHKLLGTRKKEEYWLHKIVYFQSLAISLTPAIPVIAAIITFLAHLSTGSNLTAAQAFPITTFFGNMLRMALASLKDSTRHFIDAHIALRRMKVFPFVTLLNSQFRSSFMFLQVALVNINESNITLNRFQDVLLLEEQICHISKPIVKSQAVAIANGTFVYENSNLHTKLKNVKEKKKVGSYLKTKIELEKLNEPSQETQYVEVLSDIKFGAAKGRLIGICGQVGSGKSSLLLAALGQLKMINGHILREGSCAYVSQQAWIVNATFKENILFGNQFDAKRYYQALTVCSLKEDLNMLPGGDETEIGERGINLSGGQKQRVALARALYANRDIYFLDDPLSAVDAHVASYIFKNLILGALKDKCVLLVTHQVQFLKHSNQIYVMHKGRIVEQGTHDELIKLNREYAAMVNSALLKTKNSSKDETSVLTKIDSRESSNDLEKQIACSSGDNNENIAISKKIHGGGAILTTPEKVGTGTVKSYTYHTYVKSAGGYFVALLVFFTLLLNVGSSAFSTWWLAIWIKAGGGNVTDPNTNKTVTSNNLNDNPNYSYYQDIYIGCIGVILLTSLLRGLAIMYATIKASTTLHNQVFKKMIKSAVTFFETTPIGRIQNIFSRDIDEVDNYIPISVENMVQNIITCSFAIIAICVILPWFCIPLIILAAVFFYISKIFRVAMRDFKRIESTSRSPVLSFVTTTIHGLNTIHAFQKGKAFVNKFEELIDLNNLCLYLCQSIMRWSAVRLDILAIISSSITAFLVILLRNQISPPLAGLAMAYAMQMTGVFQYTVRLMAETETRFISVERISYYLRTLQKEESFGNDPINPSDQWPTDGELEFHKVELKYRKELPPVLDNISFVIKSGEHIGIVGRTGAGKSSLIVALFRLVEISNGKIQIDGIDIAKVKLKLLRNKLSIIPQDPVLFSGTIRSNLDPFEQFDDSEIWSVLEKTQLKEKIQAMPGELNAPIEVGGNNLSVGERQLLCLSRALLRNAKIIVLDEATAAVDPETEVAVQNTIQNAFSSSTVLTIAHRLKTVISCNRVIVMKNGQIIEFDAPSVLLSNSNSEFSKMMASTEKNIKEP, translated from the exons atgGAAAATAAGACAGATTCTCCTAGTGGTCAAAGTGAAGATAATGAAGTTCAGTGTATTAATAGTGAAAG gtACAATGATGCTAGTGAAGGACAGCATTTTTTACTTCCTAGTAGATATTCACGCTCACCAAAAGTACcaatagaatatattagaAGAACCAATATGAGCCGGTACAATCCAGCTCTAAGGAATCTTATACCAATACGTCATAGAAACCA aaataaagaaagtatGCCAGCAGATAGTGCTggattattttcatatattttttatacatggATAACGCCATATGTATGGGAAGCATATAAAAAGGGTATTGACATTACAAATCTACCacgtatttctatttatgaGAGCTCCAAATACAATGCACATAG ATTAGAAATACTTTGGCAAGAGGAGATAGGCAAACATGGTCCATACTTGGCATCATTTTCAAGCGTAGCTTGGAGGTTCATGAGAACAAGAATATGTATAGCTGGATTTTTATTAAGTTGCTCTACAATTTGTGGATTTATTACCTCT ATGATATTAATGAAGAAAGTATTGGAACACGTTCAGTCACCAGAAGAAGGTATATGGATAGGTATAAAATGGGCATTGTTATTAACATGCTGTGATCTTCTGCGagtagtattttttaattggacTTGGAACACTAATATTAGAACAGCACTGAGATTAAAATCTGCTTGTACTACTCTTTTATACAAAAAGATTATTAGACTGAATAGTCTTGGAAACAAAAGCACAGGAGAA ataattaatttatttactaatgACAGTCAAAGAGTTTTTGATGTAGTCATTTATGGACCTATGATATTCAGTGGcccaataattattatctgtGGTATAGCCTATATTCTGTGGATATTTAGTCCCATAGCTATTTGTGGAATATTGACCTTTCTGATATTCTATCCTTGTCAg tATCTTATATCCCGTTTAGTCGGACACTTTCGTTCTAAGACAGTTGTTATTACAGACATACGAGTGAAATTaatgaacgaaattttagaatgtgtaaaattgattaaaatgtattcatgggaaaaatatttcagtcacAAACTTCTTG GTACACGAAAGAAGGAGGAATACTGgttacataaaattgtatatttccaAAGTCTTGCTATTTCTTTAACTCCAGCTATACCTGTGATAGCTgcaattattacatttctaGCTCATTTATCTACAGGCAGTAATTTAACTGCTGCTCAg GCTTTCCCaattacaacattttttggaaatatGCTGAGAATGGCACTCGCCTCCCTTAAGGATTCTACACGACATTTTATCGACGCTCATATTGCACTTAGAAGAATGAAG GTGTTCCCTTTTGTAACATTGCTGAATTCTcaatttcgttcttcttttatgTTCCTTCAAGTGGCATtagttaatattaatgaatcaAACATAACACTCAACAGATTTCAG GATGTATTGCTTCTAGAAGAACAGATATGCCACATATCTAAACCAATAGTAAAATCGCAAGCTGTAGCCATTGCTAACGGTACAttcgtttatgaaaattctaacTTGCACACtaagttaaaaaatgttaaagaaaaaaa gaAAGTTGGGTCATATTTAAAGACCAAAATTGAACTAGAGAAACTTAATGAACCCTCCCAGGAAACACAATACGTGGAAGTACTCTCTGACATTAAGTTTGGAGCAGCTAAAGGTAGATTAATAGGAATTTGTGGACAAGTAGGAAGTGGGAAATCTAGTCTCTTACTTGCTGCTCTAGGGCagttaaaaatgataaatggcCATATTTTGAGAGAAGGTTCATGCGCTTATGTTAGTCAGCAGGCATGGATTGTTAATGCaacttttaaagaaaatatattgtttggAAACCAGTTTGATGCTAAACGATACTATCAAGCATTAACAGTATGCAGTCTAAAAGAAGACTTGAATATGTTACCGGGTGGAGACGAAACTGAGATTGGAGAAAGAGGTATAAATCTTTCAGGGGGACAAAAACAAAGAGTTGCTCTTGCTAGAGCACTCTACGCTAATCG agatatatattttttggaCGACCCATTAAGTGCAGTGGATGCACATGTGGcttcttacatttttaaaaatttaattctcgGAGCGCTTAAGGATAAGTGTGTTTTGCTTGTAACACATCAGGTTCAa TTCCTAAAGCATTCTAATCAAATCTATGTAATGCATAAAGGTAGAATTGTAGAACAAGGTACACACGatgaattgataaaattaaatagagaaTACGCTGCAATGGTAAACAGTGCACTATTAAAAACGAAGAATAGTTCAAAAGA tGAAACCTCAGTATTAACTAAGATAGATAGCAGAGAATCTAGTAATGATTTGGAGAAACAAATAGCATGCAGTTCCGGAGacaacaatgaaaatattgcaatatcaaagaaaatacATGGAGGGG GAGCAATTCTGACAACGCCAGAAAAAGTGGGGACGGGTACTGTGAAATCGTATACATATCATACATATGTGAAATCCGCAGGTGGTTATTTCGTAGCTCTTTTGGTATTTTTTACGCTCTTGTTAAATGTTGGAAGTTCAGCATTTAGTACTTGGTGGTTAGCCATATGGATTAAAGCTGGTGGTGGA aaTGTCACTGATCCCAATACCAATAAAACTGTAACttcaaacaatttaaatgataATCCAAACTATTCATATTACCAAGACATTTATATTGGCTGCATTGGAGTTATTTTGTTAACAAGTTTACTGCGAGGCTTGGCTATTATGTATGCTACGATAAAGGCTTCAACGACATTACACAATCAagtttttaagaaaatgattaaatcAGCAGTAACATTTTTTGAAACTACTCCTATTGGAaggatacaaaatatttttagtcgAGATATTGATGAAG TGGACAATTACATACCGATTTCTGTGGAAAACATGGTACAGAATATTATTACATGTAGTTTTGCAATTATAGCTATATGTGTAATATTACCCTGGTTTTGTATACCATTAATCATTCTTGCAgctgttttcttttatattagcAAAATCTTTAG AGTAGCAATGAGAGATTTCAAGCGAATAGAGAGTACCTCACGATCTCCCGTTTTGAGCTTTGTTACAACCACTATTCATGGTTTGAATACCATTCATGCGTTCCAAAAGGGAAAAGCATTTGTAAATAA ATTTGAGGAATTAATTGACTTAAACAATTTGTGTCTTTACCTATGTCAATCTATCATGAGATGGTCCGCCGTGAGACTCGATATTTTAGCGATTATTTCCTCTTCCATTACTGCGTTTCTTGTAATATTGCTTAGAAACCAAATATCACCACCTCTTGCCGGTTTGGCAATGGCATACGCAATGCAAATGACTGGTGTTTTTCAGTATACTGTAAGATTAATGGCAGAAACAGAAACTCGTTTTATAAGTGTCGAAAGAATAAGTTACTACTTAAgg ACATtgcagaaagaagaaagttttgGGAATGATCCTATAAATCCTTCAGATCAATGGCCTACTGACGGCGAATTGGAATTTCATAAAGTCGAATTGAAGTACAGAAAAGAACTGCCACCTGTAttagataatatttcatttgttattaaatcCGGTGAACATAtag gTATTGTGGGAAGAACAGGAGCTGGGAAAAGTTCTCTTATCGTTGCTTTGTTCCGATTAGTTGAAATTTCTAAcggaaaaattcaaattgacGGCATAGATATAGCGAAAGtgaagttaaaattattaaggAATAAATTGTCTATAATTCCTCAGGATCCTGTTTTATTTAGTGGAACCATACG aTCAAATTTGGATCCTTTTGAACAATTTGACGATTCCGAAATTTGGAGTGTTTTAGAAAAAACTcaattgaaagagaaaattcaaGCTATGCCAGGAGAACTCAATGCTCCTATTGAAGTTGGAGGAAACAATTTAAGCGTTGGCGAGCGACAATTACTTTGTTTATCAAGAGCACTTTTGCGCAATGCCAAA ATAATAGTATTAGATGAAGCAACTGCTGCTGTTGATCCAGAAACTGAAGTCGCTGTTCAAAATACCATACAAAACGCATTTTCCAGTTCTACTGTATTAACGATAGCTCATCGTTTGAAGACTGTTATTTCATGTAATCGTGTTATCGTTATGAAGAATGGccaaataattgaatttgacGCACCATCTGTACTTTTATCTAATTCAAACTccgaattttcgaaaatgatGGCCTCAACAGAGAAGAACATAAAGGAACCTTAA